One Papaver somniferum cultivar HN1 chromosome 10, ASM357369v1, whole genome shotgun sequence genomic window carries:
- the LOC113317039 gene encoding early nodulin-like protein 1 codes for MSSSACSSSVLAIFIIFAICTPIIVSEAKSSEFKVGENGVWQQPNDTNLYNHWARRNRFIVGDSLLFEYEDGDSVLVVNKGDYKNCNTTNPISAFDDGKTVFMLTKPGLIYIISGNSTYCKNGEKLIISVMTIHPPTHHQSPPAVSDSPSVSPTSPTTEYSSGASLMAASITTLSAFIGALLWSVPMLH; via the exons ATGAGTTCTTCTGCTTGTTCGTCATCAGTCCTTGCAATTTTCATCATCTTCGCAATATGCACACCCATTATAGTGTCAGAAGCTAAATCAAGTGAATTCAAAGTTGGTGAAAATGGTGTCTGGCAACAACCCAATGATACTAATCTCTACAACCACTGGGCTAGGCGCAACAGATTCATCGTTGGCGATTCTCTAT TGTTTGAATATGAGGATGGTGATTCAGTACTAGTGGTGAACAAAGGGGATTACAAGAACTGCAACACAACGAACCCAATATCCGCATTCGATGACGGAAAGACTGTTTTCATGTTAACTAAACCAGGACTAATCTACATCATTAGTGGAAACTCAACTTATTGCAAGAATGGGGAGAAGTTAATCATCAGTGTTATGACTATTCATCCTCCTACTCATCACCAGTCTCCACCAGCAGTTTCTGACTCGCCTTCAGTTTCACCAACTAGTCCAACAACTGAATACTCATCAGGAGCCTCCCTCATGGCTGCATCAATTACAACATTATCAGCATTCATTGGAGCCTTGCTTTGGAGCGTACCCATGCTACACTAG
- the LOC113316506 gene encoding uncharacterized protein LOC113316506, whose protein sequence is MRFVDRVLSFRQDVHSPSIKTFWFCIDFQFKKSRVNEWLSTVLRHEVEEIVLLDRKGITFPPCLFTCESLTKLVITKSSLELPELVNFPKLKILVLYVTLENEHLIQKLLFNSPVLEELVLQISAPYLQSFEYSGLLANDFVLHNFSTMLDAEIFISRPSPADSREKGELGNLSTKLFSSLSHVKRLRISDYFLKLLSYQDHFPANLPSCYNLNHLEVTSAKGNLPCRIVGLLLDFLHISPNVESLVFLEPIPERFRKIVSGACKSFTEGKNYNFRLLQSSNYSKVLVKDIVLHHFSTLLDADSPFTSSRQKKL, encoded by the exons ATGAGATTTGTTGATAGAGTGTTGTCGTTTCGTCAAGATGTTCATTCACCATCTATAAAGACATTCTGGTTCTGTATTGATTTTCAATTTAAAAAGTCTCGGGTTAACGAATGGCTTTCTACTGTGCTACGACATGAAGTTGAAGAAATTGTTCTCTTGGATCGTAAAGGTATAACATTTCCTCCATGCCTTTTTACTTGCGAGTCGCTGACTAAATTGGTAATAACCAAGTCTTCCCTCGAACTTCCGGAATTAGTTAATTTTCCTAAGCTCAAGATCCTAGTACTCTATGTCACATTGGAGAATGAACACTTGATTCAAAAGTTGCTTTTCAACTCCcctgttcttgaagagttggtttTGCAA ATAAGTGCACCATATTTACAGTCATTCGAATACTCTGGACTTCTTGCAAATGATTTTGTTCTGCATAATTTCTCCACAATGCTTGATGCGGAAATTTTCATTTCACGTCCATCGCCAGCAGATTCAAGGGAAAAGGGTGAACTTGGTAATCTTTCAACAAAGCTTTTCAGTAGTCTTTCTCATGTGAAACGTTTAAGAATATCTGATTACTTCTTAAAGCTTCTTTCCTATCAAGATCATTTCCCAGCGAATTTGCCTTCCTGTTATAATTTGAATCATTTGGAAGTTACGAGTGCTAAGGGTAATCTTCCCTGTCGGATTGTTGGATTACTGCTCGACTTTCTCCATATCTCACCTAACGTGGAATCACTG GTTTTCTTGGAACCGATTCCAGAAAGATTTCGTAAGATTGTTTCTGGAGCATGCAAAAGCTTTACAGAGGGTAAGAATTACAATTTCAG GTTGTTGCAGTCATCAAATTACTCCAAAGTTCTTGTCAAGGATATTGTTCTGCATCATTTCTCAACACTACTTGATGCAGACAGTCCTTTCACTTCCAGCAGGCAAAAGAAGTTGTGA